The nucleotide sequence GCCGGCCATCGCCAGCGCCGGCTCATCCTCCCGATGGCCCGGCAATACCAGCACTCCGGCAAAAGGCTGGTCGCCGCTACCGGCAACCAAAGACACTCCCCCCACATGGGGGCGGCTGCCGCCCGTTACCGTAACCACAATATCACCACCTGAAATCACGACCGTTGCCTGGAGAGTAAATCGCTCATCCGGAAGCGTTATCTGAAACATCTCTTCCATGCTCAAAACCTTGTCGCAATCAAACCAAACATTCCGCCCCGGTCCCACACCACCGGCCTGCTGCGCCTATCGGCATCCAAGCCGGCTGTGGGCCTACGCTGTCTATACCCCACCTGTCCACCCCTGTCAATCAGCCGCACAGAGCATTCTACACCTCCTCCTGGGCACCAACAAATTTATTGACAAGAGAAAAATAGAGATAGTATATATACGCTCCTTTTTTCCCAGGTGGGCAGCACGAAGCGTTTTCAGGGTTGGAAATCATGCTTGATCTCAAATTTATCCGCAATAATATCGACGGCATTGAACAGATGCTGCGGGCCAGAAACGCCAACCTCGATCTGACCGAATTCCGTGCCATTGATGAGCGCCGGCGCACCTTGCTGGCCGAAACTGAAACCCTGAAAAATAAGCGGAATACCTGCTCCGACATCATTGCCCAACTAAAGAAAAACAAGGAGGATGCCGGTCACCAAATCGCCGAGATGCGGGAAGTATCCCGAGATATCAAGCAGTTGGACGCCCAGATCAGCGAACTGGACAACCAGCTTTATTCATTAATCTACCTGATTCCCAATATGCCCCATGAAAGTGTGCCGGCCGGCGGCGGTGAAGAGGACAATCCGGTGGTTCGCACCTGGGGCAGCAAGCCGGCCATCTCGTTCACCCCCAGGGCCCACTGGGAACTTGGCGAAAACCTGGGCATCCTTGACTTTGAACGGGGTGCTAAAATTACCGGTGCCCGGTTTACCCTCTACAAAGGGGCCGGCGCCCGCCTTGAACGGGCCCTGATCAATTTCATGCTTGATCTGCACACCGAAAAGCATGGTTATACCGAAGTCCTGCCCCCCTTCATGGTCAACAAAAATGCCATGACCGGCACCGGTCAGCTGCCCAAGTTCGCCGACGACCTGTTCAAAATTGAGGGACTTGACTATTACCTGATTCCAACGGCGGAAGTACCGGTAACCAATATCTATCAGAATGAGATTCTCGAAGCCCACGAGCTGCCGGCCTACTACACCGCCTACACCCCCTGTTTCCGCAAAGAAGCAGGCTCATACGGCAAGGATACCAGGGGCCTGATCCGCCAACACCAGTTCAACAAAGTGGAGCTGGTAAAATTCGCTGCCCCGGAAGATTCCTATGACGAACTGGAAAAGCTGCTGGCCAATGCGGAAACTATTCTCCAGCAATTGAACCTCCATTACCAGGTGGTCAACCTGTGCTGCGGAGATTTAGGCTTTTCAGCCAGCAAAACCTATGATATTGAGGTCTGGCTGCCGGGACAGGAAACCTATCGGGAAATCTCTTCATGCAGCAACTTTGAGGATTTCCAGGCCCGTCGGGCCAACATCCGTTACCGGCCGAAAGAGGGCGGCAAAACCCGTTATGTCCATACCTTGAACGGCTCCGGCCTGGCCGTGGGCCGTACCTTGGTGGCCATCCTGGAAAACTACCAGCAGGAGGATGGCAGCATAGTGGTCCCAGAAGTGCTGCGCCCCTACATGAACGGTCTGGAGGTTATCAGCTGACCGCCGGTGAAACCGGTAAGGAATTTTCGGAGGGATGGCCGAGTGGTTTAAGGCGGCGGTCTTGAAAACCGTTGAGTGAAAGCTCCGTGGGTTCGAATCCTACTCCCTCCGCCATTTATTGAGTTTTCACCCGGCAAGCGGGACAGTCCGGGTGATCACGGACAGCAAGGACAATCTACTACGGAGAGATGGCCGAGTCGGCTGAAGGCGCTCGCCTGCTAAGCGAGTGTGTGGGGAAACCTGCACCGAGGGTTCGAATCCCTCTCTCTCCGCCATTCCAGAAACTCGGGCGACATCATGGACCATGGTGTCGCCTTTCTGTTGCTGCCGCAAGCACCAACCCTAGACCAGCGGTTTAGCAATACCAAAAATCTTTTCTCGCTTCCCGGCCACCGATTACACCGGACTGCCGCTTACAGCAGTTCCATATTATCAGCCATTGGCTGCTGCCGGCAGAGTTCGAGCAGCCGCAGGGCATCATAGGGAGCGGCGCCTTCGGCATCATTGTTGAAATAGACATGCACCTGGCAGCCTTCCCGGCGCCATTGCCGAATCCGCTTTGCCCACCCGGCCAGCTCCGCCGGCCCATAGCTGGAAGCATAGGTTCTTGGATAGCCGTGCAGCCGCAGGTAGGCAAAATCAGTGGTCAGACAATCCCACAGGGGCCAGGCAGCAGCGTGGGACAGGCAGACGGCTACCCGGTGACTGGTCAGCAGGGAAGCCACCTCCTGATCAAACCATGACAGATGGCGGAACTCCATGACATGCCTTGTTTCAGTCCAGCGGGAAAGGTGCCGGACAAACTCCGCCAGCCGGTCAAGATTTTTTTCCTGATTGGCCGGCACCTGCCAAAGCATGGCCGCCAGCTTATCACCCAGACCGCCGACCCTCTCCTTGTGCCGCAAAAGCATGCTCGCCGGAGCCAGCAGTTTTTTATTGTGGGTAAGAGAACGGTTGCCCTTGACGGCAAACCTGAAATCCGGCGGCGTCTGCACCCGCCAGCGTTCAAAAACAGAGCGCTTCTGGAGGCCATAGAAGGTGGTATTCACCTCTATCCCGGTAAAGTTGCCGGCACAATAGGCCAGCCAGTCCTTCCTGGGAATTCCCGCATAAAAGCTATCCTTCCAGCCCGTGTAGCTCCAGCCGCTGGTACCGATGAAAACAGCTCCGCTCATTGGTCGCCTCCCTGCGGATATTCCCAGGAATACAACTCCCTTTTCAAACATCCATTACATTACAATACATATGGATATTACAATAAAATAATGTTATAGTCACGAACATTCTTTCCTGGAGGTGTTGCTTATGGATCGCACTGAGCGTTTCTACAAGATCGACCTGCTCCTCAAGGAAAAAACGTCTGTTCCCCTGTCACGGTTCATGGAAGAGCTGGAGGTCTCCCGCTCCACCGTCAAACGGGATCTCGAATATCTCCGCGACCGGCTCAACGCGCCGATTATCTGGGACCGCTCTATGAGTGGCTACCGGTACGGTATGCCGCAGGCAGGCATGCCCCAATATGTCCTACCCGGTCTCTGGTTCAACGAATCGGAACTCCACGCCCTGCTCAGCATGGAATCGCTGCTTACCAATCTGCAGCCCGGCCTGCTCGGCTCCCATCTGGACCCGCTGAAACAACGCCTGCGGAAACTGCTTGGCAGCGGTGGCCACCCGGCCGGCGAGGTGGCCAAACGTATCAAGGTTTCCCATCTTGCCGCCCGGCCGGTGCCGAAAAACCATTTCCCGGTCATCATGACCGCCCTCCTGGATCGCCGCCAGCTGCACATTCACCATTACAACCGCGGCACCGACCAGACGCTCAGCCGCACCATCTCCCCCCAGCGCCTGGTTTACTATCGCGATAACTGGTATCTGGATGCCTGGTGTCATCTGCGTGACGATCTGCGCTGTTTTGCCATGGATGTCATCAACAACATCACACCGCTGCCGGAGATTGCCAAGGAGATCCCGGAAGATACCCTCAACCAGGAATTCACCACCACCTACGGGATTTTTGCCGGCTGTCAAACCACCGACGCGGTTCTCCGCTTTTCCCCCGCCTGCGCCCGCTGGGTTGCCCGGGAGGAATG is from Candidatus Anaeroferrophillus wilburensis and encodes:
- the serS gene encoding serine--tRNA ligase; translation: MLDLKFIRNNIDGIEQMLRARNANLDLTEFRAIDERRRTLLAETETLKNKRNTCSDIIAQLKKNKEDAGHQIAEMREVSRDIKQLDAQISELDNQLYSLIYLIPNMPHESVPAGGGEEDNPVVRTWGSKPAISFTPRAHWELGENLGILDFERGAKITGARFTLYKGAGARLERALINFMLDLHTEKHGYTEVLPPFMVNKNAMTGTGQLPKFADDLFKIEGLDYYLIPTAEVPVTNIYQNEILEAHELPAYYTAYTPCFRKEAGSYGKDTRGLIRQHQFNKVELVKFAAPEDSYDELEKLLANAETILQQLNLHYQVVNLCCGDLGFSASKTYDIEVWLPGQETYREISSCSNFEDFQARRANIRYRPKEGGKTRYVHTLNGSGLAVGRTLVAILENYQQEDGSIVVPEVLRPYMNGLEVIS
- a CDS encoding DUF72 domain-containing protein produces the protein MSGAVFIGTSGWSYTGWKDSFYAGIPRKDWLAYCAGNFTGIEVNTTFYGLQKRSVFERWRVQTPPDFRFAVKGNRSLTHNKKLLAPASMLLRHKERVGGLGDKLAAMLWQVPANQEKNLDRLAEFVRHLSRWTETRHVMEFRHLSWFDQEVASLLTSHRVAVCLSHAAAWPLWDCLTTDFAYLRLHGYPRTYASSYGPAELAGWAKRIRQWRREGCQVHVYFNNDAEGAAPYDALRLLELCRQQPMADNMELL
- a CDS encoding YafY family transcriptional regulator translates to MDRTERFYKIDLLLKEKTSVPLSRFMEELEVSRSTVKRDLEYLRDRLNAPIIWDRSMSGYRYGMPQAGMPQYVLPGLWFNESELHALLSMESLLTNLQPGLLGSHLDPLKQRLRKLLGSGGHPAGEVAKRIKVSHLAARPVPKNHFPVIMTALLDRRQLHIHHYNRGTDQTLSRTISPQRLVYYRDNWYLDAWCHLRDDLRCFAMDVINNITPLPEIAKEIPEDTLNQEFTTTYGIFAGCQTTDAVLRFSPACARWVAREEWHPDQQGSIDQEGCYLLCLPYSHDTELLMDILRYGPEVEVLEPESLREKVKERLELTLKNYKK